The Colias croceus chromosome 3, ilColCroc2.1 genome includes a region encoding these proteins:
- the LOC123706072 gene encoding anti-apoptotic protein NR13-like isoform X2: MSVDGLRLSPTRSLSPVDRTKRRFSTMVSTAAAAAVSRRLSATIGWCLAIPTQVKPQIVRQGRALCLQYIKTQIRRSMACPKKQIVIKRLQQMIETECGEEAINNTETGVLAALRALCAALERKRPDAFRHVARQATRAPSAMLRSDTALAELALALARRITRENITWSKIAAVFCICGALAREAAEAADDEPALELVAAPAAAIADLLHDEPGSWVANHGGWNGLIERLRVSERDQRSEKNLRVMVSFFIIACATLFLLRFLCIYDNV; encoded by the exons ATGTCTG TGGATGGCTTGCGTCTATCACCTACTCGCTCCCTCTCTCCGGTTGACCGCACTAAAAGAAGATTCAGCACGATGGTATCCACTGCGGCCGCTGCTGCTGTATCTAGACGATTGTCGGCTACTATAGGCTGGTGCCTGGCCATTCCCACGCAAGTTAAGCCGCAAATAGTCAGACAGGGCCGTGCCCTGTGTTtgcaatatataaaaacacaaatacgACGATCTATGGCGTGTCCTAAGAAG CAAATTGTGATAAAGCGTCTACAACAAATGATTGAAACAGAATGTGGAGAAGAGGCTATAAATAATACTGAGACAGGCGTATTAGCGGCACTTCGAGCACTTTGCGCAGCTTTGGAAAGAAAAAGACCAGATGCGTTTCGTCACGTAGCCAGACAAGCGACGCGGGCACCGTCAGCCATGCTGCGGTCTGACACGGCCCTGGCTGAACTCGCTTTGGCATTAGCAAGACGAATAACCAGAGAAAATATCACATGGTCCAAG ATTGCAGCCGTGTTTTGCATTTGCGGCGCATTAGCCCGCGAAGCCGCAGAGGCTGCAGACGATGAGCCCGCGTTGGAGCTTGTGGCGGCACCGGCTGCTGCCATCGCTGATCTTTTGCATGACGAGCCAGGCTCCTGGGTAGCCAATCATGGAGGATGG aATGGACTCATTGAAAGACTTCGGGTTAGTGAACGAGACCAAAGATCGGAGAAAAATTTGCGTGTAATGGTGTCTTTTTTCATAATAGCTTGTGCGACACTTTTCTTATTGCGTTTCCTTTGCATATATGATAATGTATAA
- the LOC123706072 gene encoding uncharacterized protein LOC123706072 isoform X1, which produces MIGPLTDIKWQLNGKKTQGDNNIAIHVTPPDGDEDNEFVPPLRPRRKLSTPLSAFPGADGFKMSVDGLRLSPTRSLSPVDRTKRRFSTMVSTAAAAAVSRRLSATIGWCLAIPTQVKPQIVRQGRALCLQYIKTQIRRSMACPKKQIVIKRLQQMIETECGEEAINNTETGVLAALRALCAALERKRPDAFRHVARQATRAPSAMLRSDTALAELALALARRITRENITWSKIAAVFCICGALAREAAEAADDEPALELVAAPAAAIADLLHDEPGSWVANHGGWNGLIERLRVSERDQRSEKNLRVMVSFFIIACATLFLLRFLCIYDNV; this is translated from the exons ATAGGGCCATTAACAGATATAAAATGGCAATTAAATGGCAAGAAAACTCAAGGGGACAACAACATTGCAATACACGTCACTCCACCAGATGGAGACGAAGACAATGAGTTCGTACCACCGCTACGGCCACGACGGAAGCTCAGCACACCGCTGAGCGCGTTCCCAGGTGCCGATGGATTTAAAATGTCTG TGGATGGCTTGCGTCTATCACCTACTCGCTCCCTCTCTCCGGTTGACCGCACTAAAAGAAGATTCAGCACGATGGTATCCACTGCGGCCGCTGCTGCTGTATCTAGACGATTGTCGGCTACTATAGGCTGGTGCCTGGCCATTCCCACGCAAGTTAAGCCGCAAATAGTCAGACAGGGCCGTGCCCTGTGTTtgcaatatataaaaacacaaatacgACGATCTATGGCGTGTCCTAAGAAG CAAATTGTGATAAAGCGTCTACAACAAATGATTGAAACAGAATGTGGAGAAGAGGCTATAAATAATACTGAGACAGGCGTATTAGCGGCACTTCGAGCACTTTGCGCAGCTTTGGAAAGAAAAAGACCAGATGCGTTTCGTCACGTAGCCAGACAAGCGACGCGGGCACCGTCAGCCATGCTGCGGTCTGACACGGCCCTGGCTGAACTCGCTTTGGCATTAGCAAGACGAATAACCAGAGAAAATATCACATGGTCCAAG ATTGCAGCCGTGTTTTGCATTTGCGGCGCATTAGCCCGCGAAGCCGCAGAGGCTGCAGACGATGAGCCCGCGTTGGAGCTTGTGGCGGCACCGGCTGCTGCCATCGCTGATCTTTTGCATGACGAGCCAGGCTCCTGGGTAGCCAATCATGGAGGATGG aATGGACTCATTGAAAGACTTCGGGTTAGTGAACGAGACCAAAGATCGGAGAAAAATTTGCGTGTAATGGTGTCTTTTTTCATAATAGCTTGTGCGACACTTTTCTTATTGCGTTTCCTTTGCATATATGATAATGTATAA